A single Rhopalosiphum padi isolate XX-2018 chromosome 4, ASM2088224v1, whole genome shotgun sequence DNA region contains:
- the LOC132930002 gene encoding uncharacterized protein LOC132930002: MSVNATMNSGDSRLDSPESDLICLDRVKTEIPVIGLGCEYFTRLIASLKESSAVVEWSLNKATIGVDNVVRFPYVKDQLLAIDRLLCSSLDLTELSLPVLTRTPQEIYDESIEYVIGIVTPITTWVDLELLPSAEYYVNQYLPELDPDQKIKLINSEKGPRACQLSAKLARRIKQHAYAEPKYLGSLMYSLYGESILLAKIFVFEPKLLPKTFCQIWKKLGDGVTPVEVANSLLLVEMGCLRLREGASLLVKMIEISEQMAKYYIEMFIRYVYEKKNHVVNNISRVVHPEMKKQKKNTETYMSQPENVETKTINENTNGDEHSRSQNLID, from the exons atgtccGTCAATGCAACAATGAACAGCGGAGATTCGCGGTTAGATTCGCCGGAGTCCGATTTGATTTGTCTGGATCGTGTCAAAACCGAAATACCCGTGATCGGCTTGGGTTGCGAATACTTTACGAGGCTCATTGCCAGTCTCAAG GAGTCCTCCGCTGTTGTCGAGTGGAGTCTGAACAAAGCCACCATTGGCGTGGATAATGTTGTCAGATTTCCGTACGTCAAAGACCAATTGTTGGCCATCGACCGGTTGCTGTGTTCGTCGTTGGACTTAACCGAACTTTCATTACCCGTGTTGACTAGAACGCCACAAGAA atATACGATGAAAGTATAGAATACGTGATTGGAATAGTAACACCGATTACCACCTGGGTTGACTTGGAGCTTCTGCCATCAGCAGAGTATTATGTCAATCAATATTTGCCGGAATTGGATCCTGatcaaaaaataa AGCTTATTAATAGTGAAAAGGGTCCAAGAGCATGTCAATTATCCGCGAAGCTTGCTCGTCGCATCAAACAACACGCTTATGCCGAACCAAAATATTTGGGGAGCCTGATGTATAGTTTATATGGAGAATCAATTTTGCTGGCGAAAATA TTTGTTTTTGAACCAAAGTTGTTGCCAAAGACGTTTTGTCAGATCTGGAAGAAACTCGGCGATGGCGTGACACCAGTTGAGGTAGCTAATAGCTTATTGTTGGTGGAAATGGGCTGTCTACGACTTAGAGAAGGTGCATCTTTACTTGTCAAGATGATAGAAATCTCTGAGCAAATGGCCAAGTATTACATTGAAATGTTTATACGATAtgtgtacgaaaaaaaaaat CATGTGGTCAACAACATATCGAGAGTAGTACATCCTGAAatgaaaaaacagaaaaaaaacacgGAAACCTATATGTCTCAGCCTGAAAACGTGgaaactaaaacaataaatgagAATACAAACGGTGATGAACATTCAAGATCTCAAAACTTAATAGATTAG